TCGGGACAGTTTCCGAGCCGGTCGGCATCCATGGTTGACCATACCCCGGGGCCGGCCGGTGGACCCGGTGCGGCCCGGTCCGGTGCACCGCAGGACCCCGACGCCGGACAGCCGTCCGCCCCGCAGCGGACGCGGCGGGGCGGACGGGCGACGGTACGCGGTCAGCGACGGGCGTTGCGCTTCTTCTTGAGCTTGCGGTCGTCGCGCAGCTCGACGTACGGCTCCTCCTCGACCGGGTGCCCGGCCTCGATCGCCCGGCCGCGTTCCAGTTCGGCGTCGAACTCCGCGCCGAGCAGGATGGCGATGTTGCTCAGCCAGAGCCAGACCAGGAAGACGATCACGCCGGCCAGCGCGCCGTAGGTCTTGTTGTACGAGGCGAAGTTGCTGACGTAGAGGGCGAAGAGACCGGAGATCACCAGCCAGATCACCACGGCGAGGATGCCGCCCGGGCTGACCCAGCGGAACCCGCCGTGCCGGGCGTTCGGCGACGCCCAGTAGAGGATGGCGAACATCAGGCTGACCAGGATCAGCAGCACCGGCCACTTGGCAATGTTCCACACCGTCAGCGCGGTCGAGCCCAACCCGATCACGCTGCCGACCTGCTCGGCCAGGCCGCCGGTGAAGACCACGATCACCGCGGCCGCCAGCAGCAGCACACCGACCAGTGCGGTCACGCCCAGCCGGATCGGCAGGGTCTTCCAGATCGGCCGTCCCTCCGGCACGTCGTAGATCGAGTTGGAGGCGCGCATGAAGGCGGCGATGTAGCCGGAGGCCGACCAGAAGGCGGCGAGCACACCGATGATCGCGGCGATGCTGGCGAGGCCGCCCGAGGCGCCCGCCTGGTCGATCGCCGCCTGGATGATCTTCTTGATGCTGTCGTCGGGCACCACCTGGTTGACGGTGTCCTTGACGCCTTCGGTGGCACTGGTGCCGAGCAGGCCGAGCACGGAGATCAGCACCAGCATGCCCGGGAAGATCGACAGCACGCCGTAGTAGGTGAGGGCGGCGGCCCAGTCGGTCAGGCTGTCGTCCTGGAACTCCTTGACCGTGCGCTTCAGCGCCGCCTTCCAGCCGCTGCCCGGCAGCTCGGTCGGGCTGTCCGGCCCCTCGTCCGGCCCGACCGGTCCGCGGTTGCGCCCGCGACCGGCCGGCAGGTGCGCCCGGTCCCGGGTCTCGACCGCGCCGGATGGGTCCCGGTCGGGCCCGGTGCGGGCGGAAGTCTCGTCGGAGGCCATCGCCCCTCCCTCGTCATCGTCGTCACCCCTGGACATGCCCCGGGCGAGCCGACGGATAACCACCTACTTGTAGAGCAGCCGCCCCATCCGTCGGCCGGCCACCACGAGACCGAACGCCGTCATGAGCAGCAGGTATGCCACGTCGATCAGCCACGACCAGTCGGCCACGCCGACCGAGACGCCGCGGATCAGGTGCACCGAGCGGTAGAGCGGGCTCGCCTCGACCATCCAGCGCAGCAGCGCCGGGTAGGCCTGGGCCGGGACGAAGGTGCCGGAGAAGAGGAAGAGGGTGAACTGGGCCGAGCCCATCAGGTCGAAGTCCTGCCAGCTGCGCATGAAGGTGGCGACCGCCATGCCGAGCGCGCCGAAGGCGAAGCCGACCAGCACCGCCGCCGGGAACGCGGTCAGCGCCCGCCCCGCGCTGGTCAGGTCCATGGCGACCATCACCACCAGGAACGCCGCCGAGTAGAGACTGCCCCGGATCATCGCCCAGCCCAGCTCACCGAGGGCGATCTCGAACGGCTGCACCGGGGTGGCGATGACCCCGTCGTACAGCTTCATGTACTTCATCTTCCCGAAGAAGTTGAAGGTGGTCTCCGCCAGCGCGCCGGTCATCGCCGACGACGCCAGCATCGCCGGGGCCACGAATGCGGCGTACGAGACGAGCTGACCGCCGGGAAGGGCGAGGTCGCCGACCAGCGCACCCACCCCGACGCCGATGGAGAAGAGATAGAGCACCGGCTCCAGGAAGCCGGAGATGAACACCAGCCAGTACGCGCTGCGCAGCGACGTGAAGTTGCGCTCGGCCACCGAGGCCGACCGCCGGGGCGCCCCCTCGAAGCTGACCAGCCGGGGCAGGACGAGACCGACCACGACACCCCTCCCCTAGACGACGAGCGTGCGACGGAACACGTGCCGGGCCAGCAGCCAGCCGGCCGCGGCCCAGGCGGTGAGATAGAGCAGGTGCCCGACGACCGACCACTGCGGCGGCACCCCGAGCGCCGCCGCCCGGCACAGGTCGACCCCGTGCCAGAGCGGGGTCGCCCAGGCCAGCCAGCGCAGCCCTGTCGGCAGCGACTCGACCGGGAAGAACACCCCGGCGAAGAGCGTCATCGGGATGACCGCGAAGCGGAACAGCAGAGCCAGATAGCTGTCGCTGGGCACCCAGGCGCTGAACGCGAAGGTGGGCAGGGTCACCGCGACGGTGAGCAGCAGCACCACCGGCAGGGCGACCATCGCCCACGGCGAGCGCAGCGCCCCGAACAACGCCGTCACCACCAGGAACGCGACCGTGCTGGTGAGCACCCGGAACAGCACAAAGGCGAGGTGACCGCCCACGATGTCGCCGACCCGGAGCGGGGCCGCGGCCTGCGCGAAGTAGGTCTTGATCCAGCGCACGTTGCTGTGCACCGGCCAGGTCGCCTCGCCGATCGCCACCTGCAGCGCCGTCGAGGCGAGCAGGCCGGGCACCAGCCAGTCGAGGTAGCGCACACCGCCGACGCCCTGGTCCACGTAGGCGCCGACACCGAGCCCGAAGCCGAGCACGGTGAGCACCGGCAACAGGAACGACGAGAAGACGCTCGCCCGCCAGGTGCGCCGGTAGCCGGTCAGGTAGTGCGCGAGCACCGCCAGCGCCGGCACCCGGGGCAGCGCCGGCCGGGTCCGCTCCGCCACGCTCATCTCGCCCTCCCCCGCTCCGCGCCCACTCCGGCCTTCCTACCCAAGGGGTACGACAAGGCCGGCGGCCACCCTACGGCCGGCGCCCCGGTCGTGTCGCCACGGTTTCCACCGCCTGCGCCGACGGCGACCGGTCGGCGGGGGCGTTGCTGTCGGACGGTCGTACTAGCCTCGGGCTGACTCCGGGCAGCCGACCGGTTGCGGAGCGCGGAGAGCAGCAGGGGGGCGAGCATGAGCGACACCGAACCGCAGACCGCTGACGGGAAGGTGCTCTGGCACTTCACCATGTCACTGGACGGTTTCGTGGCGGGGCCCGGCACGAGATGGACTGGATGACCGGCATCTCGGTCCGGCCGGGCCTGATCGACGAGTACGTCCCCCGGCACGACGGCACCGCTCCGCAGGGGCTGACCGAGCGCTTCGTGACCTGGGCCAGCGCCCGGTGATCCGTCCATGCCGCAGCAGCCGGGACACCGGGTGCCGGCGGGACCGCCGGGTGTGAGCGGCGAGGGAGTCGCCGTCCGGTCGTTACCGATCCGACACCCGGCAATCGCGCTATCGATGTCTGTCACTGCGAGTGTCCGGTCCCGACGCGAACCATCGCGTCGCACACCGGGTACCTCGGAGGCCAACAGTGCGTCGTCCCCGTCCCGTTCCGCTGCTGGCAGCGGGGCTCCTGCTCGCGGCCACCGCCGCGCTCGTCACCCCGCCCGCAGCGTCCGCCGCCGTGGCGGACGCGCCGCACTGCTCGACCGCCGGCACCTGGCGGCAGGGCGAGTTCAACATCTACTGGTTCGACGTGGAGCAGGGCGACTCGCAGCTCATCGTCGGCCCGACCGGCCGGACCATGCTGGTCGACCTCGGTGAGACGGCCTTCAACTCCACCACGAACACCAACGCGACGAAGGTGGCCGCGCAGATCCGCGCCGTCTGCGGAATCGCGGCGGGCCCGGTGCACCTGGACTACGTGCTGGCCTCCCACCACCACCTCGACCACATCGGATACGCAGCCAACCCCAACGACACCACGAAGTACGGCAACGGCCTG
The Micromonospora sp. R77 DNA segment above includes these coding regions:
- a CDS encoding YihY/virulence factor BrkB family protein, with protein sequence MASDETSARTGPDRDPSGAVETRDRAHLPAGRGRNRGPVGPDEGPDSPTELPGSGWKAALKRTVKEFQDDSLTDWAAALTYYGVLSIFPGMLVLISVLGLLGTSATEGVKDTVNQVVPDDSIKKIIQAAIDQAGASGGLASIAAIIGVLAAFWSASGYIAAFMRASNSIYDVPEGRPIWKTLPIRLGVTALVGVLLLAAAVIVVFTGGLAEQVGSVIGLGSTALTVWNIAKWPVLLILVSLMFAILYWASPNARHGGFRWVSPGGILAVVIWLVISGLFALYVSNFASYNKTYGALAGVIVFLVWLWLSNIAILLGAEFDAELERGRAIEAGHPVEEEPYVELRDDRKLKKKRNARR
- a CDS encoding ABC transporter permease, translating into MVGLVLPRLVSFEGAPRRSASVAERNFTSLRSAYWLVFISGFLEPVLYLFSIGVGVGALVGDLALPGGQLVSYAAFVAPAMLASSAMTGALAETTFNFFGKMKYMKLYDGVIATPVQPFEIALGELGWAMIRGSLYSAAFLVVMVAMDLTSAGRALTAFPAAVLVGFAFGALGMAVATFMRSWQDFDLMGSAQFTLFLFSGTFVPAQAYPALLRWMVEASPLYRSVHLIRGVSVGVADWSWLIDVAYLLLMTAFGLVVAGRRMGRLLYK
- a CDS encoding ABC transporter permease; the protein is MSVAERTRPALPRVPALAVLAHYLTGYRRTWRASVFSSFLLPVLTVLGFGLGVGAYVDQGVGGVRYLDWLVPGLLASTALQVAIGEATWPVHSNVRWIKTYFAQAAAPLRVGDIVGGHLAFVLFRVLTSTVAFLVVTALFGALRSPWAMVALPVVLLLTVAVTLPTFAFSAWVPSDSYLALLFRFAVIPMTLFAGVFFPVESLPTGLRWLAWATPLWHGVDLCRAAALGVPPQWSVVGHLLYLTAWAAAGWLLARHVFRRTLVV